The segment CTTGAACCGCTGAGTTTGTTTGAGATAGTGTTAAAACCGGTGATTAATTTGATATCATTATTGccaacataatattttttatttaaaaataaaaatggaacaTGTAtttgatgtattgccagatcaAAGATAAGATAGGTCTAATACATCGATCGAGTCTCAAATCGATTACATATTTAcgtggtataacttttttttccatacactattatcagtttttttctgtcaagtttttacaataaatatttagatttacatagtgtttattaaaattacttgaaaaatGATTGTTCTGCTGTATACATTTACTAAAAAGTTGTTTTGTAGTatttgataatgaacctaatcGATATTCTTAATACCTGTCAATCACTATCAAGTCCCGTAATCTCTTTTTGACGTCCTGAATAACGGCAACATTGCTAATTCGCGTCCATCTTTACTTCGATGTGTTTCATTATTGTTGTTTTACgtaaattattacaaaaatattattattcttCCATATCATCAGATATCTAACAAAGACTTTTTCACTGAGATTTTAGGAAGACCTCATTCTAGCAAATATTAACTTGGTACGTTCAATTCCCTCGGATGTTTATCATAAGTGTCACATAGTTCCATTATCGTTTGCTCCACTAATGTTTCGTATAATGCTTCGCTGTTGACCTAGGTGCTAATTTGGCGTAGTGGGggttgtttttatattttctctTGAGAGATGGATGGCAAAGACGCGATCTTTTTTGTGTATTACTGGAAGGCTAATTGATGTTATTGTTTAGTTTGCAGATGAAGTGTGGGAATGGATAGATTGAACCAGttgcgcggcggcggcgcaggCGGCTCGCGGGACTCGTCGCTGGACGGCTCCGGGGCCGGCGACTCCTTCCTCACGGCCAACGACACGCCCTCCAAGTACTACTCTCTCTCAGAAGACGACTCCTTTGACAACGACATCACTAAAGACGTGTCACTGGCGACGACCAGCGCGGAGTCCACTCTCAACTCCTCCGACTGCTTTCCTAATCTATCTCCAATCGGAAAAATAGACTATAAGATTGGCAAACAAATTGAGGCCGCTAACATTCTGTCAGGTGGAGTCAACATATTTGATGACAATGACAACTCTTACGATGGCAATGAACTAGTGATAGATGACAATGTTGAAGTTGACAAATCTCCCAACTTGAAGTCTCCTGAGAATTCCACTTTGCTTGACAATGTTGAAAAAGCTTCTACATCTAAGGTGGAAAGTTCTAGTAAAGGTGATGTTGAATCTGAAAATAATCAAACTTTAAAGCCACCAGAAAGCCCACGTCTTCCTTTGCAAGGTAGTAATGAATTAAGTAAGCAATCAAGTTTAAAGCTACCAGAAACTGTCTCATTAGACAAAGTTGATGGGCAATCTATGGAGATAGTCCAAAATGTGGCAGATGAGCCACCAGTTACTGCCGAACCTCCATCAAACCAAGGTAGTCTCTTGGACCATGCTCTTCCATTTGAGGAGGTAGCAAGTATTCCCATTAATGGTGAAGAACAATTAGCAGAAATTGCTAATCTTCCTTTAGATGGAGAGCAGATTGCGCATCTTGACAATGAAGCAGAGATAGCGGAGGCCAATCTGCCTAATGATAATGGCGAAGCAAATCTCCCAAATGATAACAGTGAAGAAAATATACCAGATAACAATGCAGAAGAAGACAGGACAGAGGTTGTTCTTCAGATTGATGGGAACAATGTGGCGGCCATTAGTATTGGGACGGGGCTGTACTTGTACCGGAAAGAGGGGCAGGATGAGCTCGCTGCAGTGCAGATAGTTAAGGAGCCGCAAGATGAGGAGCCTAGCTTCAAGTTTCTTAAAGTCCGGTGAGTTTCACTTTAATTTTAAGCAAATacatgattattttattatagaaaTTTTCAATGAATCATTTTTACTTATGAATAAATGGGAAAACTTTTGTTATTTGATGAAACTTTGCATGTGAAATGCTTAACTCTACTTTAGTATAAATATACAAACTACAGAGTGAAGCAGTGATGCAAATACTATTACAGATTTTAAAGTTTTTCATTTTATGGTTATCATAATTACTATTTCTTTAGTACATTGTTAAATATTCCTATTTAGTCTAGCATTAACAAAACTGTTGATATAATACTATATATTAGACAGTTTTACTAATTCATTACCtgtatttattactaaaaaaattataaacaaatcaattatttttgtagtcggtaccagacctgttcgtcgccttgctattgcctgtttgccccacccaaccatacacaggctggtaccgactccaaaaataattgatttgtttataatttggatgtttagcttattgcaatacgataagaaatctgaattgaaaggtttattatttttggctttttagtttctccgtgttttgtaacgcgcttatttttgaaggcggttttattttttgttaaaaagtttatttatttgttgatttttagtggttcctagtgatattatatgtatcagtccgaatacatgtacagtagtgaaagaattatcctttaactcctaaccattgaggagttgaccttccatcatcagctcagttgatttttagtggttcctagtgatattatatgtatcagtccgaatacatgtacagtagtgaaagaattatccttaaactcctaaccattgaggagttgaccttccatcatcagctcagttgatttttagtggttcctagtgttattatatgtatcagtccgaatacatgtacagtagtgaaagaattatcctttaactcctaaccattgaggagttgaccttccatcatcagctcagttgatttttagtggttcctagtgatattatatgtatcagtccgaatacatatacagtagtgaaagaattatccttaaactcctaaccattgaggagttgaccttccatcatcagctcagccacataaaattattaccatcagacgtaaatactggtgtacctttgaaaaatagactaaaaacattacatgtgcctataacatttgaagagttccctcgatttctccaggattccatcatcagaccctgacttggtgccaatgggaccatctcggggttataccggttcgatcaaaaaaaaaattttgaaaatcggtccacgattctcggagatatcgagtaacatacatacaaaaaaataataaaaaaaaaaaacattcagtcgaattgagaacctcctccttttttgaagtcggttaattaaTTTGAATACATAACATATGAGCAGATTATTTTCAAGcccattaaatataatattctacattttatttcacttaaaaTTTTCCCTCTTAATTTATTGGAATATTTGGAATgtgttataattttattatttgctaACACTCTTGATTCACACACACATTTAACCtacattcaattcaatttagcACAACCATTTATCtgctatatttatttacacaaggTCAATAACCTTCCATGAGTGATAATGACATCATAAATAATCTTAAGCTGATAACATGCCAAGAATATAAACAATTATCTATATACttactagtaaaaaaaaagtgaatttAGAAAACATGACAAGTGGCATTTATTAAACCAAGGAAATTTTATATGGAAATGCACATAATCACTTCTTACATGTACGTAAGTAATGAAATATGTGCATTGTTTTTACCTGCTTTGTTGCTGTATGTGCATCAGTGGCggcgcgtgaaaattttcgttggtaaagccggaggggtttttggcatctgttttgtatggacttctacagatactagagaattttagggaacccgttgggaatcgagttgtatcgacgctccgccactgatgTGCATAGTaatgataattttaatatcggaAGCTTTCTGCCATTGGAATGTTGTGtagatgtttttataaaatttctaAGTACAGATGTAAGTGATAATTTTCTTAAACATTTAAaacctttattttttaaatctttatttatcttttgaTTCCTTTACAAAAATTCCACCACTCAAATTTTGTATTCCATAGTTTGCATTGtgcaacaaaaaaaatagtgcatattggatgtttttttttatgaaataggcagcaaataAGGAGACGAGCAGCAAACGAGAAGAATGTATTCAATTTAATGTCTTAAAAAGGAAACTAGTAATTAAACTATATTCCACTTCCTTGACAGACAAAGCTTTCAACTTGAAACGAACCACACTCCAGTGGAATCATCAGTCGGAGTCCTAAAATGAAAGAAATAAAACAGATACAGAATAGAATAAGATAGACACTTATTAAACTTGAAAGGACAAAGCCAAacttgtataaaataaaataaatagtagtttcAAGTTTCTTGTTTTTCAGTTgccaaaaataatttgaatggGAACAggttttgttattttatttcttcctttattttattttaattttctttttttttgttgttataGAGAAAACGCCGAAGGCAATTTAGAAGTGTACGAAGAGATACAGGAAATAGTGGTAGTGCCGCAAGAGACGGTAAGACATGTTGATAAAGTGTTGTTGACAGCTGGCTGCACGTGCACGGCGCGCGCGCGCACGGGCCGGGCGCGGCGCGGAGCGGGGCCGGCGGCCGCGCTGCCACTTGTCCGGTGAGCTTCACGCTCCGCTTCTTAGGCAAGCGGCGACGTATAGCAGCCGAGAGGCTTTGTTACATTTTGTATGAGTCGGCTGCTAGTTAACGGTACCGCTATTCTAGGAAATTGGAGCTTAAGGGTCTCCCTACAAGAGGGGCGAAAAAGACGTCGCAAAGCATAAGCTCGGCTCGAGTGATGCCTATTTCGCTCCTATAACGGTATGGACATTCTTTTATCCGTGTTGCCGTATTCCGTGTGAATAGCTCTGAACATTGGGTGCTTACTTGCCTCGTCAACGTCAGAATCCCTTAAACTGCATGCAAATTAAACGCAATTGTAAATATCGTGCTAATATGGAAGAGTTATAGAGACACAAAACGTTTCGATATCGAAGCGCAATTGTTCCTTGTCTTGTCTAAACAACATCCTTACACGTTAATTCCAGCGATCCAGATATTCCAGATGCAAATAAAGAAACAAACAAAATTTTTAGAGCCATCTGCCTGTAAACGTAGCGAAATAGGATAGGCTCTAATAAAACTTGTAAACTCTATTGAGATGGGGTATTTTGTATAGTTGCCTTGGAGATTTCTCACCCAAATGTCTTTACAGCCATATAACACCTTATTTTGTTTTATCATAGCCTTCAAAATTGAATGTGTACAGTGTGTACAAGTTTGTATGACATATACCTaacatatttgtgttttatCTTACAGCCTATCAGAGAGAGACCGGCGCCAGCTGCCCCAAGTACGTCAAAAGACAACATCAAACCAGTCGTTTGTGAGCCAAGTACAAGCAAAGATGCTGAAAAGGTTACCACACCAGACAAGGACACTCCTGTTGCGTCCACTTCTAAACAAGACATGGAGCCTAAAGAAACACAAGCTGATAAAACAGAACGAAACGTAAACGGAAAAATGGTCAAATTCAGCGAGTCGAGGAAGTCACCCCTTATGGTCCATTCCACCCCTAATAAGGAAGGAATTCCTTTAACCAAAACTATGGTAGACCAGCAACTACATCCAAACAGGCATTCAGACAACATCAAGAAGACTATAGAAGTCCACACAGACAATTCCAAACAAAAGATTTTGGAATCACCCTCAACATCCAAAACAAAGGATGTTACTAGTCCTGACAAAACCATTGACGAAATCCCAGCTGGCGATAAACCAGTAGATAAGGACAGTCCTGACAAAAAGCATATTAGTATAGTGACAAAGGAAATAGTGCCTGATGTAATTGAGAAGAAAACAGATGAAATCCCCAGCAGTTCTGATGCCAAAACTAGTGATAAAGTAGACGTTACGAAAATTAAAGAAGATGAAGCGAAAGTTTTAATGATAGGAAAACTAATGGAATCAGTAAAAGTACCAATTGCTAAGGATAAGGAAAAGATGAAAAAAGAACAACCTGGAGACAATTCTAAGAAATCAAATATTGCTCCAAGCACAAGTTGTTCTGAAATTTCAACAACAAGTAGTGTAGAAATTTCTACCACGAGTGTTACTGGGGATAATAAAATTGATGAAAAGCAACCTTTAATAGTCGCACAACCATTACCAACAGACGCGAAAGCATCAACTATTTCATCATCAGCAGGCTCCCTACCAATGGAGATTGATAATTCAATAGTTAAAGCTTCCATAAGTGAAAAACCTGAAATAAAACCATTAATACCTGCTACAGAAATCATTGAATCAGATGATATGGAGGTTGATGAAGATGTCTTAGTTATAGAAGAACAGATTATTGAAAGCCAACCTGAAAAATGTGAACCACAGAAACCAGAAGTAAAAACTGTAGTCCCGGCCGTTACAATGAAATCTGCAACTGCTGTAAATCAAACGAAAAATGTTTTGGCAACACAAATAATTAAACCTTCAACTTccattgtaaataaaactagtgTTGCTGAGAGTCCTCAGTCAGGCAATTCAAGCTTGATAAATGTTACAGGCGTAAATTTGACGAAAGGTCCTAATATCAACAAGCTTGATAAATCGGATAAAACAACAATACCAACATCCgtgaaaaatcttaacaccaaCCCTGTCAAATTTGATAAGCCTATAACAGAAAGTAAGCCTGTAGCTGAACTGAAAAAAAATAGCTTTAGTAAAGTTGAACCTAAAGAAATCAATCCTAAAGATACTCCACTAAaccataatattaaaataataaaaaacgaattaataaagGAAACTACGCTCCCAAAAGACAAATTAAATCAAAGTGTAGGAAAATCGTTGAATGTCAAGGAATCAGTTAAAATCAAACCCACTGAATCTAAGCTGGCTGCGGTTAATCCTTTGATCTCAAGTGCTAAAGTAAATCATTTAATCATCAATAACATGCACAATAAACCCGAGAACGTACCTTCTAAATTGGAATTAAAAGACAAGACATTAGAGAAGAAAGAAGCGTTACCTATGCCAAATGCAAAAGACATGAAAACCACAACATTATTAACCAGTAAAGAGCAGCCACAAAGTAGGCTACCAATGAATACTCAAAGTTTAGTCAAACCATCCTTGAAGTCAGATATCAAACCCCCAATCATAAATATTGCTGAAGCCAAAAGAGAAATTAATCATAAATTATCAAATTCAGTTGACTCAAAACCAAAGTCTATTAATAATAATCATGCACCTGTTCCTTTCGGCAAGTGGACTGAAGCCAATCGCCAAGACtttttgaataaaatcaaagaaTCAAAGCCAGTCAACATCTCTAATGCTAACCAGATTAAGCAGCCAAACGATCTCAACAGGAGGGATGTTCTGAAAAAGATCGATAGTCAAAGGCAAACATATAATGCACATGCAAAAATTCAAGAGTCACTAAATAAAGGTAATGTCAAAGCTGAAGCGTTTACGAGCAAGACAGCTCCTGCTACTTTAACTAAGGTAGAACCTAAAGTTTCTGTGAAACCTGAGGCTCCTATTGTAAAACCTAAACCAATTGTTGAAAACAAACCTGAGCAAGAACCCCAAAAGATTCAGCTAGAACCCGTAGTTGCAGCTGCTACATCTAGCACTAATAAAAAGGAACCAAGAAAGGAAATCAATAATCAGCACCTAATTGATAGAACAATAGAAGGTATCATAAATAGGGCAGTGACCGGAAAAAGCCCTGAACCTATTGTGCCAGCTGTCACTGAAAAACCTATTACTGAGAAAGTTAACAAAAAGCCTGAACCAAAAACTAACAGCCAGCCCACTCTTTTAGACGCTATAGAAATGAAGATGAACGAACTCCACGGCATCCCTTTCGTTGAAAGGCCGCCACATGAATTGCCACGGCCATATACGGAGTctaaagtttccaaaattgaaCCCCAGATACCACCAAAGGTTAGCAAGATTCCCAACTTGCTGCCTCTACCTAAATCTCAGCAGAAACTCGGCGAAGGGGACGTTATAAATCTAGAAAGTAAAGAAAAGTCCCCGATTTTGTCCTTAAGCTCGTCTAAACCCGCAGAAAAGTTGGCCGCGAAATCGGCTCACGAGGCGAACACTAGTAAAGACAAAGTAATAACCGAAAAGGAATTCGATAAGTTTGCGAGGCGCAATTCGGTCACTTATGAAGATCGTTTAACTATTACTGACTCTCACCAAGTCATCCAAACGGTCGTACCTAGAGAAGTTCCGCCGAAAAAGATTTCGCGAAACGAGCAAATGCTCGCTGAAGCCAAAGCAAAGTCGCCCCACAAGCATATACCCGTGAAGCAGTATCATCCGAGCAAAGCCGCGAGCAAGTACATTCCCGTGGAATCTAATAAGCAGTACCAATCGAAGCTTCAACTGGCATATCAGACGGCGATATCAGTCAGCGCTAAGCGACGTATCGAAAGCCCTATCACTATCATAGAAGACAAGCCGGTCAAAGTCGTATATTTAGATTCAAACGTTTCGGAATTTAATAGTGTTCAGTTGAACGTACAAGGTCGGGATCTTTCACCGGCTAAGCGAGTGTCAGAACCTGACGCGGTCACCGTTGGAACTGGGGATTCTCTGGATTCCGACATGCTCGATGCTGTAGATGATAGGCAGGACGAGGTCAAAACCAAGAGCAAACATCAACGCAAACAGGTGCTCACCCCTGTAGAGACCCCCGACTTGGAGTTGATTGAGCCTAGTGACCTGGGTATAGAAG is part of the Leguminivora glycinivorella isolate SPB_JAAS2020 chromosome 3, LegGlyc_1.1, whole genome shotgun sequence genome and harbors:
- the LOC125242540 gene encoding titin-like — translated: MDRLNQLRGGGAGGSRDSSLDGSGAGDSFLTANDTPSKYYSLSEDDSFDNDITKDVSLATTSAESTLNSSDCFPNLSPIGKIDYKIGKQIEAANILSGGVNIFDDNDNSYDGNELVIDDNVEVDKSPNLKSPENSTLLDNVEKASTSKVESSSKGDVESENNQTLKPPESPRLPLQGSNELSKQSSLKLPETVSLDKVDGQSMEIVQNVADEPPVTAEPPSNQGSLLDHALPFEEVASIPINGEEQLAEIANLPLDGEQIAHLDNEAEIAEANLPNDNGEANLPNDNSEENIPDNNAEEDRTEVVLQIDGNNVAAISIGTGLYLYRKEGQDELAAVQIVKEPQDEEPSFKFLKVRENAEGNLEVYEEIQEIVVVPQETPIRERPAPAAPSTSKDNIKPVVCEPSTSKDAEKVTTPDKDTPVASTSKQDMEPKETQADKTERNVNGKMVKFSESRKSPLMVHSTPNKEGIPLTKTMVDQQLHPNRHSDNIKKTIEVHTDNSKQKILESPSTSKTKDVTSPDKTIDEIPAGDKPVDKDSPDKKHISIVTKEIVPDVIEKKTDEIPSSSDAKTSDKVDVTKIKEDEAKVLMIGKLMESVKVPIAKDKEKMKKEQPGDNSKKSNIAPSTSCSEISTTSSVEISTTSVTGDNKIDEKQPLIVAQPLPTDAKASTISSSAGSLPMEIDNSIVKASISEKPEIKPLIPATEIIESDDMEVDEDVLVIEEQIIESQPEKCEPQKPEVKTVVPAVTMKSATAVNQTKNVLATQIIKPSTSIVNKTSVAESPQSGNSSLINVTGVNLTKGPNINKLDKSDKTTIPTSVKNLNTNPVKFDKPITESKPVAELKKNSFSKVEPKEINPKDTPLNHNIKIIKNELIKETTLPKDKLNQSVGKSLNVKESVKIKPTESKLAAVNPLISSAKVNHLIINNMHNKPENVPSKLELKDKTLEKKEALPMPNAKDMKTTTLLTSKEQPQSRLPMNTQSLVKPSLKSDIKPPIINIAEAKREINHKLSNSVDSKPKSINNNHAPVPFGKWTEANRQDFLNKIKESKPVNISNANQIKQPNDLNRRDVLKKIDSQRQTYNAHAKIQESLNKGNVKAEAFTSKTAPATLTKVEPKVSVKPEAPIVKPKPIVENKPEQEPQKIQLEPVVAAATSSTNKKEPRKEINNQHLIDRTIEGIINRAVTGKSPEPIVPAVTEKPITEKVNKKPEPKTNSQPTLLDAIEMKMNELHGIPFVERPPHELPRPYTESKVSKIEPQIPPKVSKIPNLLPLPKSQQKLGEGDVINLESKEKSPILSLSSSKPAEKLAAKSAHEANTSKDKVITEKEFDKFARRNSVTYEDRLTITDSHQVIQTVVPREVPPKKISRNEQMLAEAKAKSPHKHIPVKQYHPSKAASKYIPVESNKQYQSKLQLAYQTAISVSAKRRIESPITIIEDKPVKVVYLDSNVSEFNSVQLNVQGRDLSPAKRVSEPDAVTVGTGDSLDSDMLDAVDDRQDEVKTKSKHQRKQVLTPVETPDLELIEPSDLGIEVSPKKKRKTEDKPERKQNLVPKKSYLLGRSVEEPTEIRPSPMPPVVHTDAVSAIDSLVKAAELLDQSESLNASVQSVDSSQSTPVKRGRGRPRKNPLPDAAGETTVSPQKKPRLIDAKAPKHISSSDDSSDDDSMIKENWTMGKINEKIVCPICNKLFRSENVVFKHVKHCTGPSPSRSDSEKRSPRRSRLSRESETKSRDSEPKSGGSRQDADEVDLSPVRKTPSKRKSKDSGKSSSSDDVIPVEPDVKEDEPKKTEPRKTNKPKLNPRASSLVCEVCNKSFRQLSYLVSHKLQHKKEDKKQTNETQATEKSVFSCETCKKEFRKLHHLVQHRLIHNPVQSRALRKTSSEQKELPKNLEASKIDDQSAGFRCEPCDKSFRKLHHLVEHRETHDGINRQRSNSITQEKEKEKPTPPPQCDICKKTFRKLHHLIEHKEQHLETSSEKSDDQKSVKSALSTKDIIHECNLCYMVFPNEHSLNKHTVICLRKKKQSAAKQAAALEEKNAEESAKAELSVESKEQSVKEPPPVETKVVEEKVVKAPEKPIVLPKPEVVKAPQVKEDPPKPPVVPTVENVEKQSEPKPTEKKVSPPEVPTPKVAKSVETPAKVKQVDEVIVIEDTPKKKTPIKDKAAPSVTKRQKVAPPAEERIAPSSDEDEVRYMFNPDFKVAETAESKTFTKIRAKKRNSLQFEKPHKEVVRRRSLLQHPPKIPRLRAQSDDAPSPPAPKPAAKPKIEVEVPSTDSDDSDVKYSFPKTVPEKPEKEEVPVEEPKRRKTMAEKRKSLSAIAKRKSLGKAIVKPAKPSPAKPIKRRTAPAEHRCDCGQLFSSAALLARHASLAHTPPRVRRPRDLAAPSSRKASADRLKKTVKDVEQPRKSVDQVKKSVNVEKQRKSVERSRKSVDPIKKSGKDASSVELPRKSVDQVKKSAKDVSVEQKKVVSGKDSVQKSVKKTASARGRVHTGVPLPDKRPSRK